One region of Flavobacterium pisciphilum genomic DNA includes:
- a CDS encoding efflux RND transporter periplasmic adaptor subunit, with translation MTKLLFQKHITLKKVFVLLVIAGFASCGKSAGAEGMAPPKPEVDFFEAKTSIGKVEKKYPGVIEGSVNVDIKAQVSGYLEAIYVKEGQYVNKGQSLFKIKGDVYEEQVNNSRAAYKSALANQANAKLEVEKVRPLVEGKVYTEIQLKTAQANLDAASAQVAQAKAALGSSQLNADFSLIKAPVSGYISRIPNRIGNLVTPTDAQPLTSLSEIDNVFVYFSLSEADYLTYTKNLKLNSSTSLIMADQSVYEHKGKLEVASGNIDRTTGTITLKAIFPNPQKQLRSGGSARIILNNSLDAVVTVPMASVKDIQDKFFVFVLQANNKIAMVPIVIAGNSGTNYFVSSGLKNGDKIAINNIDALNDSMEVVPKVTAVKTVAIN, from the coding sequence ATGACAAAACTATTATTTCAAAAGCATATAACACTAAAGAAGGTGTTCGTTTTATTGGTAATTGCTGGCTTTGCTTCATGCGGGAAAAGCGCGGGAGCTGAAGGAATGGCACCGCCAAAACCAGAAGTTGATTTTTTTGAAGCTAAAACTTCTATTGGCAAAGTAGAAAAAAAATATCCTGGAGTTATAGAAGGAAGTGTAAATGTAGATATCAAAGCACAGGTCTCAGGATATCTAGAAGCTATTTACGTTAAGGAAGGACAATATGTAAATAAAGGACAGTCTTTGTTTAAAATCAAAGGAGATGTTTACGAAGAGCAAGTAAATAATAGTCGTGCAGCTTATAAAAGTGCTTTAGCTAATCAAGCTAATGCAAAATTAGAGGTTGAGAAGGTAAGACCACTTGTAGAAGGTAAAGTATATACAGAGATACAGTTAAAAACGGCACAAGCAAATCTTGATGCGGCATCTGCACAAGTTGCGCAGGCAAAAGCGGCTTTAGGATCGTCACAGCTTAATGCTGATTTTTCTTTAATAAAAGCACCGGTGAGTGGTTACATCAGCCGAATTCCAAATCGTATTGGAAATTTAGTTACACCTACAGATGCACAACCATTAACGTCACTTTCTGAGATTGATAATGTGTTTGTTTATTTTTCTTTAAGCGAAGCGGATTATTTGACTTACACAAAAAACTTAAAATTGAATAGTTCTACCAGTTTAATTATGGCAGATCAAAGCGTGTATGAACATAAAGGAAAATTGGAAGTTGCCAGCGGAAATATCGACCGTACTACAGGAACGATTACATTAAAAGCAATCTTTCCTAATCCTCAAAAGCAACTTCGTTCAGGAGGTTCTGCTCGAATTATTTTAAACAATAGTTTGGATGCTGTAGTAACCGTTCCGATGGCGAGTGTAAAAGACATACAGGATAAATTTTTTGTTTTTGTGCTGCAAGCCAATAACAAGATTGCAATGGTCCCAATTGTAATTGCAGGAAATTCAGGAACTAATTACTTCGTGTCAAGCGGTCTAAAGAACGGTGACAAAATTGCAATAAACAATATCGATGCGCTAAATGACAGCATGGAAGTAGTTCCAAAAGTTACTGCTGTTAAAACGGTTGCCATCAACTAA
- a CDS encoding adenylate/guanylate cyclase domain-containing protein gives MKYKLKTVLKIIEYLQLILLWILAFLYYVFLTYSIIDEDYIYQNGIKASDFLVSELIGVLFVGTFMGTIFFLLQEYVFCRFFQKYGILITVLFQTILFIMSCFVVLLMLIGLNKADYITINNFFLLQIDFRSMVSFIFYCLVVHVFITLIHTFRRRLGRNYFKSLLQGKYITPVIEYRAFMFLDMYDSSAVAENVGHYNYSLLLQECFADLSELLINHGAEIYQYVGDEAVITWKISLDFDRQKCIDLYNAFSVRLLQKQDFYQNKFGLVPKFKGSVNEGLVTVAEIGQIKTEIAYHGDVLTTAARVRNLCNDYQADLLITQSFFEQLLSFEQESFTAIDRTILRGKKKPITIYKSLY, from the coding sequence ATGAAATACAAATTAAAAACAGTTTTAAAGATAATAGAATATTTGCAGCTAATATTGCTCTGGATTTTAGCATTTCTTTATTATGTTTTTTTGACTTATAGTATTATTGATGAAGATTATATTTATCAAAATGGTATTAAAGCTTCAGATTTTTTAGTCTCAGAATTAATAGGTGTTTTATTTGTAGGGACCTTTATGGGGACAATTTTTTTTCTTCTTCAGGAATATGTATTCTGTCGTTTTTTTCAGAAGTATGGTATATTAATAACTGTACTGTTTCAGACCATTTTATTTATAATGAGTTGTTTCGTTGTCCTTTTGATGCTAATTGGACTTAATAAAGCAGATTATATTACCATCAATAATTTTTTTCTTCTTCAAATCGATTTTAGATCGATGGTTAGTTTTATTTTTTATTGTTTAGTAGTTCATGTTTTCATTACACTGATACATACTTTTAGACGTAGATTGGGCAGAAATTATTTTAAAAGTTTATTGCAGGGAAAGTATATTACTCCAGTTATTGAATATAGGGCTTTTATGTTTCTTGATATGTATGACTCTTCAGCTGTCGCAGAAAATGTAGGACATTATAATTACAGTCTTTTGCTTCAGGAATGTTTTGCAGATTTATCAGAATTATTGATTAATCACGGAGCTGAGATCTATCAATATGTAGGAGATGAAGCCGTAATTACATGGAAAATCTCCTTGGATTTTGATAGACAAAAATGTATCGATCTCTACAATGCTTTTTCAGTAAGACTATTACAGAAACAAGATTTCTATCAGAATAAATTTGGTTTAGTTCCTAAATTTAAAGGTTCAGTAAATGAAGGATTGGTTACTGTTGCAGAAATTGGACAGATTAAAACTGAAATTGCCTATCATGGTGATGTACTTACTACTGCAGCTCGAGTACGTAATCTCTGTAATGATTATCAAGCCGATTTATTAATTACACAATCTTTTTTTGAACAATTATTGTCTTTCGAACAAGAAAGTTTTACTGCGATAGACAGAACTATTTTGCGTGGTAAAAAAAAGCCAATAACCATATATAAATCTCTATACTAA
- a CDS encoding LytR/AlgR family response regulator transcription factor translates to MKVLIVEDESINANRLKRLLEELEPDCEILEVIDTVEGTILWLRSNPEPDLITMDIRLSDGISFSIFEEIKINCPIIFTTAYDEYAVKAFKVNSIDYLMKPIEKSELQYALEKFKKMPKAENNNTDIASIIKQFISKPAFRLRFLVSYRDGYKSVDVSDIDFIYSEFKTSNLFLKTGIIVPIPQTMEELEQELDPEIFFRANRQFFIRAESIKSISNYFNAKLKIILKADPEKEVIVSREKTPFFKQWMDR, encoded by the coding sequence ATGAAAGTTTTAATTGTTGAAGATGAAAGTATTAATGCCAACCGTCTCAAAAGACTATTGGAAGAATTGGAACCTGACTGTGAAATACTAGAGGTTATTGATACAGTTGAAGGCACAATTTTGTGGTTGCGCTCTAATCCAGAACCTGATTTGATTACAATGGATATTCGGTTATCTGACGGAATAAGTTTTAGTATTTTTGAAGAGATTAAAATCAATTGTCCCATTATATTCACAACTGCTTACGACGAATATGCAGTAAAAGCTTTTAAGGTAAACAGTATTGATTACTTGATGAAACCTATTGAAAAAAGCGAACTTCAATATGCTTTAGAAAAGTTTAAAAAAATGCCAAAGGCGGAAAATAATAATACAGATATTGCGAGTATTATTAAACAATTTATTAGCAAACCCGCTTTTAGATTACGATTTTTAGTTTCCTACAGAGATGGTTATAAAAGTGTTGATGTCTCAGATATTGATTTTATTTATTCTGAATTTAAGACGAGTAATTTATTTCTAAAAACGGGCATAATTGTACCTATTCCACAAACGATGGAAGAATTGGAACAAGAATTAGATCCTGAAATATTTTTTAGAGCAAACAGGCAATTTTTTATTAGGGCCGAAAGCATAAAATCAATCTCGAATTATTTTAATGCTAAACTTAAAATAATATTAAAAGCAGATCCTGAAAAAGAAGTAATTGTAAGCAGAGAAAAAACACCTTTTTTTAAACAATGGATGGATCGTTAA